The nucleotide sequence ACTTATGAAACGATTGAAGCCATGATAGCCAAGATTATTAAAGGAACAAACTTCAGTGGAGTTGTCAATTATATGCTCAGCAAACGTGAAGGTAAAGTCAAGGTCTTACAAGCCAATGGCGTGCGCAGTTCTTTACCAAATGACGTTGCACACGACTTCAACTTGCAAGCCTCTATGCGTCCAAGTGTACAGAAACCAGTTTGTCATACCATACTCTCATTCTCGACACATGATTCAGAACGACTAACAGATGCAACAATGGTGAGGATTGCCAACGAATATCTTCATAAAATGGGCTATGGCGACACACAGAGCCTTATCGTAAGGCACAACGACCGCCAGCATCCGCACCTGCACATTTGTATCAATCGCATTGGAAATGACGGTAAGACCATCAGCGACCGCAACGAAAAGTATCGTTCCACAAAGATTTGTCGAGGACTGACTGAGCGTTATGGTCTAACCATTGGCGAAGGAAAGCAAGAGGTAAACCGCTCGCGATTGAGAGGTGAGGATAAATTGCGATATGAAATATTCGATACCATTAAGTTTATATTACCTCAATCTCAGACTTGGAAAGATTTTGTTGCAGGGTTAGAGCAACAAGATATTACCACTCGTTTCAAAACAAAAGGTAATACCGATGTTGTACAAGGAATCACCTTTGAAAAAGACGGATGTAGTTTCAGTGGCTCAAAGATAGACCGAACGTGCTCTTTCTCTCGCCTCAATGCTGAGATAGAACAAAATTCTCACAAACAAGAGCAAATTAATCAACAAAATGAACCTATGGTACATTCTGTAGATGAAAGCAATTTTATTACCGACCTATCTGAAGCAATTAGTGAAGTGTTTTCTATGCCAACACCAAGTAATGGCGTAGATGTTGATGAACTTCGATTTCAAAAGAAACTCCGTAATAAAGCTAATCGCAAACGTAGAATTTAATCACATCAAATTTATATCAGTATGAATAACGAAATAGCACCTGTTCTCGATATTCTCGAAGAACTCAAACAAGAATGCAAAGCCATCAGTAAGGCACAGGTAGAACTGCACGCTACTATTGCTGAACAGCTATCTAATCCAAAGGGAGATAGCATTAAAACGCAAGGAGCTGTACAAATCCATCTCTCGAAAGAAACTCAAGCCAAAATCAAGGAGTATCAACTTTTTGTTTTGGAGGCACTATCAGAGTCGAGTAAGAAGCTTGACCCAAAGTTTGAAGCGTTGCAACAGCTTATCAGCAAGCATCAAAAATCTTTAGAATACAAGAACTACTCGCTCTTTGCAAGCGTGCAATTAGCCGAGCGTATGCTACTCTTATTGGTTTCTGGGCTGGTCATGATGAGTTGCTGGTTCTTCGGTATGGGAGCCAACCAACTGCAAACAGCCTCTGATTACGACCTGCGTTATCGCTATCTGCGTATGCAGGGTAAAGCAACCGCTTCAGAATTCGCTCATCTTGACAGCATTTTTACTTCGCATCGAAATCCCCAAACCATTCAGCAGTTGGAGCAGAAGGTCTTTGATTACGAGCAAGCCCTGCAACGGCAAGCGGAGTTATTGTTACAACAAGATAAGATTAAGCAAGAGCAAAGAGAACTAAAAAAGCAGTTGAATAAATAGCAAACAGTCCAAGAATCTATTTAGTACAGATTCTTGGAGTGTCTTCGTTCAGTAGTTTATTTTTCTACTTGCAGATAACTTATTGTTTAGCAACAGAAAATTTCGTATTTTCACTCATCAATTATATAGATTTTCCATATCCAATATTTTCGCCTGTTATTTCACAGCAAATTTCGTCTATAAATTGCTGAAAACATATATCCATAAATTCATTAATTAACCAATTATAATGTCCCGAAAGTAGTTGACTAAATTCCTGGGGATTGTATCTTACTAATTCACTTAACCAATGCATTAATGCATAAGTAATTACTAGAGGACTACGGTTCACAACTCCTTTTACATTTTTCTTAATATACCAGGATGTTTGAAACCCTCTTATATAAAAGAAATTATGTCTGATTTTGTTATGATATTTCACAAGTTTCTGTATTCTTTCGCTTTCCTTTTTGTGAATATCCCAATCAAATCTCTTTTTTACCCTAAAAATAACAGCTTCTGTATCCTTAGTTTTTTCGAAAGTTTTCGGTATATTTCTTAATGTATTACCATTTGAATATGCGTCATCGATAGTGAATTGAATATAAGCTTTTTTATGCGGTTTATTTAATTTGAAAACTATGTTTTCTATAGGAATAAATAGCTCAGTTTTTTTAGAACAAGTAATACTAAACGTACGATGAATAGCTGGCAGATTTCGAAGGAGATCCAACACTTTGATCCTTTCTTTATTTGTACTATCTTTTATACAATTAGCAAGTTTGGCTAACACGCCTCCACCTTCAAGAATAATTTCCTTGTTTAAGATACTTTGATTCGAATTACGGTCTGATGAAACCCCGTGGCTGATATTTATTAACGGATCATTATCGTTTTTCAAAGATATAAGTGATTTAGCGGCATTCATACAACAATAGTATGCAATAAGAGGTTTGGATTCTATAGGTAATTCCTTTGCTGCGTTATAGAAATTCATGGCTTGTTTCCAAAAGAATCTAGCATATTGAGTTTTTTCCTTAGGCTGACTAATAAGCCATAGTTCTACATAGGAAAATGGGACTTTAGTAAGCACCCTTTTACTCTTGTAATTAGGAGCGGTATATGCCTTTGCTATACTGAGCTCTACGGAATTTAATTTTATAGTCATATTATTTTATCAATAATGATATCTTCTATCGCAATTTTATTATTTTAGTCTTTCTTTAATATATCTACCCCAACGATCTTGGACAATTCTTCCTCAACTTCCTCCACCGTAGGTAATGCAGATTTTAGATTGTCAGGGATTGCTTTTGACAGTTGGTAATCACTCACACCAATTGGTTGGTCATAGCCTGAGAGAGCATATTGTGCCACGACTTTATCACCACCATTACAGAGAAGCAAGCCGATGGTCTTATTGTCGTGTTCGCCACGGAGGGTATCATCCACTACATTGATGTAGAAGTTCAGTTGCCCCATATATTCAGGCTTGAAAGGTGTGGCTTTAAGTTCGATAACAACGTATGCATGTAGTTGGATGTTATAGAGTATGAGGTCGGCATAGAAATCAGAATCGCCCACTTCAAAATGCTTCTGCTGTGCCACAAATGCAAAGCCACAACCCATTTCCAGAAGATATTTCGTAATATGCGAAACCAATTGCCGTTCAATGTCTCGTTCTGCCATTTTATCAGTCTGTCCCATCATATCAAAGATGTAAGGGTCTTTCATCAGATAATTGGCAAGGTAGCTTTGCGGTTTGGGTAATCGCACAGAGAAGTTGCTCACTTTCTTTGCCGTAATCTGCCGAGCGAAAAGATTGGTTTCAATCTGCATTTGCAGAACATTGCTACTCCAGCCATTTGCAACCGCCTGCGTGATATACCAATAACGTTCACCCAAAGGCAGCTTGCTATTAAGCAATATAACATGGCTCGCCCAATTAGTGCGAACTACGGCAGACTGCTTAAAAATGTCTTCTATCTGATTTATATCGTGTTGGTAAATGACAGACAGTACTTCAGATATCTCTCCTAATTGTGCAACAGGTTCTTGCGTAATTATATCTCCTAGATTACCTGTAGCTTGGATTTGCGCAAGAGGTTCTTGCGTAAATTGATTGAGTTCGTTTGTAAGTTGTAATACATTATCAACCGAAGTACTATTAAGCTGTTTTTCAACCTTACCCACTTCTAATAGAATCTCCATAGGATAGACTTTGGCGAATTGGCACATATAGATAAGGTTACGAGTGGAATAGCCTTTCTTATCAGGATATTTAGAACGTATCGCCTTGGAAAGATTATCTATGACTTTGCTTCCCCAACCTTCTTTCTTTTGGAGGTAGAGAATAAAGTGCCCTACTTTCCAATAGTGGAAAAGCATATCTGCATTTGCAGAGGCTATCATGCGTACTTGCGTATGCTCAAGATCAGAACCGATGGCTTGAACAACGAGTAATAAATCTTGTTTTTCTGCTTTATTTATTTCTTGGCCCATATTGTTTCGGTATTATAATTGATTGAATTTACTCATGGCATTTGCCTTGATGTCGTCCGCAATATCTATGTAAGGTTTCATAGCCTTGTAATCGCTGTGCCCAGTCCATTTCATAACTACTTGCGGAGGAATACCCAATGCAAGTGCATTACAGATAAACGTTCTACGACCAGCGTGTGTTCCAAGCAAGGCATATTTAGGTGTAACTTCGTCAATGCGCTCATTACCTCTATAATAAGTTTGACGTACAGATTCGTCAATACCAGCCAATTCTGCCAACTCTTTAAGATAATCGTTCATTTTCTGGTTAGTAATGACAGGCAAAACTTTGTCATCTTCAAATACCACATCCTTATATTTATCCAGAATCGCTTTACTATGTTTATTCAACTCGATAATCAGACTATCAGAAGTCTTAACCGTTGTAACCTCAATATGGTCGCCCTTTATATCACTTCTACGAAGATTAAACACATCGGAGTAGCGCAAGCCCGTGAAGCATTGGAAGAGAAATACATCACGCACTCTATCTAAAGCTTGCTTGGCAGCAGGTACCTCGAACTCTCGGAGTTTGTTCAGTTCCTCCCAAGTGAGAAAGATGATTTTCTTCTGTGTGCTTTTGAGTTTAGGCTTATAACTATCGTAAGCATTGTTCTGATGTAGACCTTTCTTGAAAGCCCAGCGTAAAAACCACTTCAAGAAACTTAATTGCTTGCCAATGGTAGAATTGCGCATTTCCTTTACATCACGAAGATAGGTAACATAATCATTTAGACCTTTCTCATCAAAGAAATCAAATGTAAGTCCATCACGAAAGTTCATCAAATGATTTTTCACAGCAGCAAACTTCTCGTAAGTAGAATCAGTCCAATCATTCTGTCGTCCACAATCTCTCACAAACTCATCGAATACCTTGTAGAAAGCATTAGGTGTTGATTTTCTCGGTTTGAATTCTTTCTCTATAGGTTTGTGCAATGCATTGAATGCTTCTTTAATTTGTTCAGGGGTTGGCATTATTTCTTCTACCTCAAACTTTTTGAAAATTTCCTGCACCTCTGTATAATAGCCCAAGAGTGAAGCATTGATTTCAGAAGCTGATTGTTTCAGTTTGTTGCTACAACCATTCTTTACACGTTGCTTATCTGCATCCCACTTGGCAGCATCGATGCGATAGCCTGTCGTGAACTCAATCCGCTTGGAAGCGAAATTGACACGCATACGGATAGGCACATTCTCAACAATGAGAACACCGTCCTTCTTCCTACTTTCCAACGTGAAGATAATGTTTCGTTTGATGTTCATGCTTTTGGGTGTATAGATTTCTGCACCCAAAATTACACCCAAATTTTGATATTACCAAAGATTTTTCATGAAATCTTATTTTATTAACATTCTGTATAAATCTCTATTATACAATAGATTGAACGTATATGATACTATTTGAAGGTTCAAGAGAAAGAGCCTCTCTCTCCGCTAATAGGTTTCAAAAGGACTTCACAAAAGTTGTCATTTTAGCCTTCACAATTTAGATAATCGTTGTAAAATCAAGGTTTTACAACGATTTTTATTTGTATATACCTCTATCGCCTGACGGCATAAACCTATGTTTTGACAATCATCATTCGGTCAAATTCTGCTACATAAACTGCTACACAAAAATTGTAGCAATAAAAAATGTAGCAATGACGGGATTTTGAATACCATATTGACGGCATTAATTCTTTCTTTTTCAGAGTGTTATATATTAACTTTGCAGCCGAGTGCTACACAAAAGAATGATACATTATGAGAACAAATTTCAAGGTATCCTTCTACCTACGCTCAAACTATGAGAACAAAGAAGGAAAGTCGCCTGTAATGCTCCGTGTATTCCTTAACGGAGAGATGTCAAATTTTGGATCTACGAAAATCTTCGTGGACAAGACAATGTGGAATAATGCCACAAGTCGGCTCAAAAGCCGGACGGCAGAAAGTTTGTCCGTCAATGCGGCATTGGACTCTATTTCCACTACACTGAATGGAATTTACCGCAAGTTTGAGGATGACGAGTCCCTGTCATTGGAAAAAATCCGTTCTTTCTTTGTACAATAGTCCGTTAAATATTATGCTGCGTCAGCATCGAAACTAAATATATCATTTATCCTTTCTTTATTTAATGGCGTGTTCGGGTTCTTCTCGAACACGTCAATAATTCGTTGCGCATAGTAGGCATTGACCATCTGCGCTTTAAGTCGACCGATGGACGTGCCAAGTTCCTTGCACATGATTTTGGTCACATTGAGTGCTGTGAATGAAGAGTTGAAAGCAAATTCAAGTTTTCTCTTGTCGCGTGCCTGACAATCTGTAAGACCGAGGAATTGCTTTGCGTCGCGAAAGCAAAACTCCTCTTGGAAACGTGTGGTATAGTACTCCATCACATCGCGTCCACTCATGCTCTCATCCGTAGAGAAGTACAGACGGCGGACACCGTTGGGCAACTCGTGGATGACAAGCGACACGACCCTATGCAAGGATTTGCACCATGCCTTGAGCGCATAGGCTGTACCTTTGGTCTCTCCTAAATCAAGCTCATTGCCTTTGGATATGTCGATGTTCCTTACGTCAATCTTATCACCTTTGACACGAGGACGGCCGGGCTTTCCTGTGGGCTCTCCGTCCCATATATAGAACAAGGCTGCATCATGACGCAAGCGACTCACAACATGGAAGCCCATCTTCATTACCTTGTCGATGAAAGGTCTTTTGGAGAAGGCTGAGTCGGCGACAAGAACCTTGCAAATACGCTGTAAGGTTACCTTGTCGTCCTCCAACACCTTGGCATACCAGTCGTATAGACTCATCTCTTTTTTCTCCTCCCCTTTTTCCAATGTGGTCTGCACAGCCTTGAGCATCATACACTCATGCAGGTCTACATCTATCACACCGATGCCGAGAATCTCAAGACCGTGCTTTACCGCACCTGCACAGCCCGACCAAAACGTACCCACGTATGGGGTATGCTTCCCAGCCTTCTTAATGAAGCTTGGATCAATAACGATGGCATTGCGACCCTTACCCTGCTTGAAGGCGAAAGCACTCAGCCACATATTCATTTCGAGCCAGTTCACGCTGCGCTCTGCCGTCTGCCGATAGCATTGCTCGCCACGCTTTCCATAGCGTCCCATCTGCGTGAAATTACATTTCCTTGGGATGACCATCAAAAGAAAAAGCATTTCCATGACGTTTGTTTGAATACTTTTGTTTAACTTTGCTCCATCTTCGGCACTAAATGCTGCTTTGCAGAGCCTCATATATCGGCTAATCAAGTTGGTTATCAGCATAAACTTTATTGTCTTTTTACATCTATAAAGTTACTGAAATTCAATGAGATAGCCGATTTTATTATGTTATATTTTGTTATATTCTGTTGCCTAATTATCTCTTTCTCAGAGACTTATCATGTTTCCTTTCTACCACAATTCCTGTTGCCTTTTGGGTAAAAGCTTCGCAAACTGCGAAAATTTAACGGACTATTGTTTGTAGGAAAAGACAGGGAATACACGACTTTTCTCCCAGTATTTGACAAGTTCAACGAAGACATCAGGCAACGCGTCAGACACACCATCAGCAAAGATAGTTTGCAAAAGTACTGTGTTTTGAGAAGACATTTCTCAGAGTTCCTTATCCATAAATATGGAAGAAAGGATATAGGACTTACAGAATTTACTCCATCCGTGGTACAAGACTTTGAGTTATATCTGAGTACAGTGGCAGGCTGCGCTTACAATACATCGGTTAAAAAAAACATATTCTCGTGATTTTATTTTATCATTATTTATTTAAATAGCCTTAGAACCATAGAACTTTTCTTTTATCACCTTAATTCCGCAGAACAAAATCTTATAAGAAACCCAAGTGCCTGAGTGACAAAGTCTTCAAAACACTTGGATATGTCAGAAATTTCACCTAACATAGTGCTGTTAAATAAAAGCAAGCAAAACAAGTGACATGACAAAGATAGCAATTAAAAACGAGAATATCACTTCTTTCGGTGGAATTTATCATATTATGGACGTATTTTCAAAGTTGGGCTTTGAAAAACTTACAGAATCTGTCTTGGGCAAATGTGGGTGTAGCGATAAGGCTTTTAGTCATGGAAACATTTTCGGTTCTCTCTTCTTCAGTTACCTTTGTGGTGGAGAATGTCTTGAGGATATCAATGCGCTTATAGGGCAGTTCAGGCAGAGACCTGGCACGCAACTGCCTGGTGCCGACACTGTAGGACGTGGACTTAAGGAACTTGCCGAAGAGAATATCGTCTATAAGAGCGAGATCTCTGGGAAGTCGTATAGCTTCAATGCAGCAGAGAAACGGAACACCTTACTTCTGCGAATGATACGACAGATGGGGCTTATAAAGGTAGGCAGCCATGTTGACTTGGACTTTGATCATCAGTTTATTCCTGCCCACAAGTTCGATGCAAAGTATTCTTACAAACAGGATTTTGGCTACTTCCCTGGTTGGGCTTCCATTGGGGGGCATTATCGTTGGAGGTGAGAATCGTGATGGAAACACCAATGTGAAATTTCATCAGGAAGACACGCTTCGTCGCATTATGGACCGAGTAATCTCAGAACTTGGTGTGACAATAGAGCGTTTCCGTGCCGACTGTGGGTCGTTCTCAAAGGAAATTATCCAAACCGTAGAGCAACACTGTAACACATTCTATATACGTGCTGCCAACTGTGGCACCCGCCACGAGGAGTTCTGCCAGCTGGAAGAATGGAAGAGCGTTGAGGTTGGTTATGAATTTTGTCAGTGTGCCAGCGAAATGGGTGCGCACAGGAAGGCAGAACGTTCTAAACCTTTATACCAATAAAGCATACTACTCTGAAGTGTTCCTTGAATAAACAGCATTTCTTTGTGGCATTCATTTTCCCCATTGGCTTGGGTGGGGGATTTTATGCGCCTGCAAGGGCAAATTCCAGTCTAAGGTCGCTTCCTATCACATGTAGAGGCAAAAAGACGTCTCAACACACAAAATCATCTCACAAGAAAAAGTGCTGCGGAATTGAGGTATCAAAGAAATTAGCTCTGCAAAATTAAGTTTAAAAACTTTCTGCGGAACACGGACATCATAACTGCCATTAATTCTTATATCTTCTTCTCCTCCTTCAAAAGCTGCATCAACCCTTTTTTTTAATTCTGCTTCGAGAAGACCAATATCGTCACAAACTTTCAATAATTGTTCCATTTCCTCAATTTTCAAGCACTCCTCATTTTCTACACGTTTTTTGTCAAAATTCCACATTTGAGCAGAGATCAAGGAATAACGCATAGGGTGTTCTACCGCTGTTTGGAATTGCAAAGCAGACATAATTGCCTGTTCCTTATTTATCCACCGTGATTTAATTTCGATACGATATGGTTCAAAACCATCTTTACTTAGTATTAAATCCTGACCGCCTTGCTCATTCTTTACAGAGATGTTTGTATCTTTTAGAGTCTCTTCTATAAGGCGTTGAACATTCTTCTCAACATAATCTCCTAACATCTTAATGTATTGTTCATGCTCATAAGCATCAATAGCTTCATTTATTTTATTTAGCACATTGTCCGCATCAGATCTTTCAGACACATCTGCCATCTTTGTAAGTAATTCTGGCTTTTTCTGTTTCATCATTCGATTGATGGCCTTACGTTCTTCATCAGTGCCCAATTTATATCTTATTGATTCACGTTGATCATATATATCTTTGAAAAGTCTCCGCCATTGCTCTCCTTCTGTACCTTTCTGCTCCGTAAGTTCTATAATATCAAGCAGGATTATATTATCGTATTGTGAAGAACTCAATTTATTTTGTATTTCTTTAGCAACACTTTCAGGAGTGAATTGATATGTCTCTTCATTATATTTGGAGAAGAAATCTGCAAAACGAGAATCTACGCACTTACCATTTAAATCTTCACCAATGACATCTGTGTATAATTCAAATAACTTGGTACTTACATTTATATTCTTTTTCAGGTCGTCAGGTTTATGCAAAAACCCATTCATGTCAGGATAAATAGCATATTGTGTGCAGAATGTTTTATAATCATCACCTCGAGCATAGTCAACAAAATCGACCAAATCCTTGATATTCTCTTCGGTCCACATTTTATTCTTTTTACTAATTTTCATCATCTGATTCTCTACAAGCGATTTAAATACTTGCCGATATAGGTCAAATCCATTTTGATCTTCTTCATCTGCAGGGATATATATTTCCTCATAGCCTTTAATTCCTTCAAAGCGATAGATTATAGGCATTAACTTGTTACGCTTAGAATCACCATTTTGTGTCGTAAATGCAGAACAGAGATTGATTATGCTTTTCTCGAAATCACCACCATAAGGTTGTGGAGTCACAGAATTTTTCCAACAAGTATTTTCTTTTTCCCCTACAATATCATTTAATTCCTCTCGCAAATTTTGTCGAGTATATGGGGTGAGTTTAATTATATCTTGATATTCCATATCAACCATCTTTATGCAGATGGTTGAATCTACTGCTTTTACAAGGTTATATAACTCGGCGGGAATTACTCTAGCATCACGTAAATCATCACGCTTTTTTAATTCACCTTCACGGTTAGGAATAAGTTCGTATTTTTCAAAGAATTGTGTAGCATCTGCCGCAACAAGTAATTTCAACATGTTCAGTAGATTTTCACCTTTTTCTTTACTCACAAATTTTACGATGTCTTCAAGTGTCAAAAAGTTTTTTTCTTTTTCACAATCCCAAACGCTAATGATTTTTGACCATTGAAGTATTTCATCCTTGCAAGGTATCAGTTTTGTCCTCTTTGCATAAGGGTAAATGGTATTAAGGTACTCTGTTTCATTCTCAGATAAAAATTGTTCTAGTGAGGATTCTAAGACCATAGGGTGCTCTTCTTCATCCATACAATACCGTTTTCCATCAATCTCAATCAACTTTAGTTTTTGAAATTCAGTTACCCACTCTTCTTTTAGATCTTTATAATAATTTTCTGTTTCCTTCTCTGTAAATCCATTATCCTTTATGTCAATATTAGCCATCAAAATAGTTTTATCCCATTTTTCGACATATATTTCAAGAAATTTCCAGAGGTATTGTGTCATCTCATTTAGTATTTTCTTATTGTCCTGGACAATGCTCTCATTTGCATCATTATTCTTTGGAACAATAATATTATCACGCTTTTCTTCAGGAGTAAAACGATGAGAGTGGAACAGGAAATTTACATTAAAATAATTAGAGCCAATTAAAGGGAAGTGTACAAATAATTTAGGTATATCACCTAAAGAACATACCTCTGTTTCGGTTTGGAGAGGCAATAATATTCGACTCTCTCCATCGTGAAGCTCTAAATAAAAACAAATATCAGAGTAAATAACTATATTTGCAGTTGTGCACTTTTGCTTGACAACGTACACATCCTACACCTATGGTAGAACAGATATTCCTATATGGACGTGGCAGTATCAATTGATACACTTTTCTCTTTCACCGATATCAACCTACGACATAACTACAAAAGATATAAAATTGTGATAGAAAGAAAGTTAGAATGTAGTTAGAGAAAAACAAGCATTACAACCCTATGACTACATTCTACTTTTCTTCTTTACGTACGTTCACTTGTTATTTTATTTTGAGTATAGTCATTTCATGTATTAAAATGGAGTCAGAAACTGTACTTCATCTTCACCCACGCTTCGGAGTTCTTACCATACATGGCAAACTTGCCTTTGTTGGCATGGAAATAGTCGTAGCCGACGGTGAGTTCTATATCGTCGTTGAGAGAATAGGAGGCGGAAAGGCGGTTGAAGATGCCGCCGCTTGCCACGTCGATGTAGGCAAAGGTGGAGAGTTTCAGCGTGTTGTGCAGCAGTTCCTTTGAGAGTCTTGCTGTGGCAAGTCCGGCATTGCGATAGATGGAGAGTGCTGCGAGATTGCCCGATGTGTATTTATGGCAATACTGCATGCTGATGTTCCAGTCGTTACCCGGATACCAGTCTACCCCTGCAAGGGCGTTGAGGGTGTTGCGCCGCACGGTATTCTGCCCCAAGCCGCTTCCTTGTGCCTCACCTATGTACTCGGCGACTTCGGCGCGGAGGACAAACTGACCGACGGGCAATGAGCAGTCGGCACCCAACATCGTCATACGGCGGTACTGTCCGTTGATGTGGAGCGTCCTTCCATCGCCCGACAGGGCAGGGCAAAGGGCGGGCAACTTGTTCCACGTCCGCAAGGCACTCACGGAGAAGTCTATTCCGCTGAGATTGACGCTTGCCCGGCCGCCAAACTCCATATTCTTGATTTTCTTTTCCGGCTTGCCGCTTTCCAAGTCGGTGGTATAGGGTAGTGTAGCAGATGGCAGGCGTATTGCCCACGGATTGCGCTCGTCTGTCGGCAGAATAAAGAAGTTTACCACAGGATTGCACACGGCTTCAAGGGTGACCGAACCTCTTGTGTATTTTGCACGCAGTCCGTTGACGGGCATGCGAATGTCGTCGTAGTCTTGTGCGAGAAACTCGGTATAATCGAACGGCGACACGCAATCGGTAACGCGCAGTGCATCCGCCACGCCCCATACGACAATCTGCCGCCCGACGCGCAGGTCGAAGTTGCCCTTTGCATAAGAGAGATAAGCCTCGCGCAATTCCAGTCCTGTGCGTTCTTTCAATATTCCGTTGTAGGTGGCGTTCAGGGATAGGAAGAGCGAAGCCGCCCCTTTTTCGAGTTTGAGTTCTCCCCGCGCCCGAGTCCGCGAAGCCATCCAGTCGGTACGTCCCTCCGTCCTGACGGCATGGTAGGTATCAAGAAAACCTTTCACCTGCACCTGCAAGGCCTTATCGTCCGATGCTTCGACCGTTTCCAGCGGAGTGCATTCCGAACCGATGGTGTCGCTATCGGCCGGCAATGTATTATCGATTTGGGCCGCTGCCTGCACCGAGAGTATCGGCACAAGCAAGAGCATAAATAGTTTCATATCAGAGTCCTTTCTCCAGTTGGGAAACAGTGAAAAGGTTAGGCGATAGCTTTATGTTGAACTTCTGATTGTCCATACGGATAATGGTTTTGTGTCCCGTCTGTACATTCTCCATCTGCATATGGTGCATCGTCCAGAAGCCCTGCACTTTATTTATGTTGGAAATCGTGAGCCTACGGTGCAGCTTGTTCAGTTTGTCGTAGTATTCCGCCTTTACCGCCATCAGGCAGTCCTGCCGAACCCAGGTGACGCGGCGTGTGTAAATCTCGTCTTTGTCGTTGGGTACCGACTCTACCACCCAACATTTTTGACCGCCCAACATTTCTTCGCGCAGAAGCGTATGCTTCTCTTCGTCCACGCTGCGGGCGCTCATATCGTTGTAGGTAAAGTCGCTGCCCATGAAATAATCGGTTTTCGACGACTTC is from Prevotella melaninogenica and encodes:
- a CDS encoding PDDEXK nuclease domain-containing protein; translated protein: MGQEINKAEKQDLLLVVQAIGSDLEHTQVRMIASANADMLFHYWKVGHFILYLQKKEGWGSKVIDNLSKAIRSKYPDKKGYSTRNLIYMCQFAKVYPMEILLEVGKVEKQLNSTSVDNVLQLTNELNQFTQEPLAQIQATGNLGDIITQEPVAQLGEISEVLSVIYQHDINQIEDIFKQSAVVRTNWASHVILLNSKLPLGERYWYITQAVANGWSSNVLQMQIETNLFARQITAKKVSNFSVRLPKPQSYLANYLMKDPYIFDMMGQTDKMAERDIERQLVSHITKYLLEMGCGFAFVAQQKHFEVGDSDFYADLILYNIQLHAYVVIELKATPFKPEYMGQLNFYINVVDDTLRGEHDNKTIGLLLCNGGDKVVAQYALSGYDQPIGVSDYQLSKAIPDNLKSALPTVEEVEEELSKIVGVDILKKD
- a CDS encoding relaxase/mobilization nuclease domain-containing protein, producing MIAKIIKGTNFSGVVNYMLSKREGKVKVLQANGVRSSLPNDVAHDFNLQASMRPSVQKPVCHTILSFSTHDSERLTDATMVRIANEYLHKMGYGDTQSLIVRHNDRQHPHLHICINRIGNDGKTISDRNEKYRSTKICRGLTERYGLTIGEGKQEVNRSRLRGEDKLRYEIFDTIKFILPQSQTWKDFVAGLEQQDITTRFKTKGNTDVVQGITFEKDGCSFSGSKIDRTCSFSRLNAEIEQNSHKQEQINQQNEPMVHSVDESNFITDLSEAISEVFSMPTPSNGVDVDELRFQKKLRNKANRKRRI
- a CDS encoding YaaC family protein; this translates as MTIKLNSVELSIAKAYTAPNYKSKRVLTKVPFSYVELWLISQPKEKTQYARFFWKQAMNFYNAAKELPIESKPLIAYYCCMNAAKSLISLKNDNDPLINISHGVSSDRNSNQSILNKEIILEGGGVLAKLANCIKDSTNKERIKVLDLLRNLPAIHRTFSITCSKKTELFIPIENIVFKLNKPHKKAYIQFTIDDAYSNGNTLRNIPKTFEKTKDTEAVIFRVKKRFDWDIHKKESERIQKLVKYHNKIRHNFFYIRGFQTSWYIKKNVKGVVNRSPLVITYALMHWLSELVRYNPQEFSQLLSGHYNWLINEFMDICFQQFIDEICCEITGENIGYGKSI
- a CDS encoding site-specific integrase, with protein sequence MNIKRNIIFTLESRKKDGVLIVENVPIRMRVNFASKRIEFTTGYRIDAAKWDADKQRVKNGCSNKLKQSASEINASLLGYYTEVQEIFKKFEVEEIMPTPEQIKEAFNALHKPIEKEFKPRKSTPNAFYKVFDEFVRDCGRQNDWTDSTYEKFAAVKNHLMNFRDGLTFDFFDEKGLNDYVTYLRDVKEMRNSTIGKQLSFLKWFLRWAFKKGLHQNNAYDSYKPKLKSTQKKIIFLTWEELNKLREFEVPAAKQALDRVRDVFLFQCFTGLRYSDVFNLRRSDIKGDHIEVTTVKTSDSLIIELNKHSKAILDKYKDVVFEDDKVLPVITNQKMNDYLKELAELAGIDESVRQTYYRGNERIDEVTPKYALLGTHAGRRTFICNALALGIPPQVVMKWTGHSDYKAMKPYIDIADDIKANAMSKFNQL
- a CDS encoding transposase; translated protein: MLITNLISRYMRLCKAAFSAEDGAKLNKSIQTNVMEMLFLLMVIPRKCNFTQMGRYGKRGEQCYRQTAERSVNWLEMNMWLSAFAFKQGKGRNAIVIDPSFIKKAGKHTPYVGTFWSGCAGAVKHGLEILGIGVIDVDLHECMMLKAVQTTLEKGEEKKEMSLYDWYAKVLEDDKVTLQRICKVLVADSAFSKRPFIDKVMKMGFHVVSRLRHDAALFYIWDGEPTGKPGRPRVKGDKIDVRNIDISKGNELDLGETKGTAYALKAWCKSLHRVVSLVIHELPNGVRRLYFSTDESMSGRDVMEYYTTRFQEEFCFRDAKQFLGLTDCQARDKRKLEFAFNSSFTALNVTKIMCKELGTSIGRLKAQMVNAYYAQRIIDVFEKNPNTPLNKERINDIFSFDADAA